A segment of the Lolium perenne isolate Kyuss_39 chromosome 3, Kyuss_2.0, whole genome shotgun sequence genome:
TGATGTGGTTGGGTGGCAGAGAAAGAGAAGCGAGCAAGAAGCCGGAGATGGAGGGCTGTGCGCGGCTTGCTTCTCGTTGGCTTCTCAAACTCTGCGCTGGGAAATGTATGATGGAATGGCACGGTGGTGCGGGTGGATTTATAGCGGCGAGCCGGCGACGAGGGGAAAGTATGTAGCCGTTGGGGTCGCCGCAAACAGGGGAGAGCTTCGGAAACGTTCGGAGGATCGCACGGAGTTGCAGCAACGCTTTCCTGAATCAGAACCTTGGGGTCGGGACAGATTTTTTTTTTAACTACACGCATGATTCACCATAACATTAAGGTGGTTTGTTGATCGTTGATATCGTGCTTTCCTCACGATGGAGTCGGGACAAGCTTCATTGCGAGGCACATATCAACCGCTATCTGGCGCTCCGCATAGAGCGGACTAGGACTGGGCCAACCCACTAGCGAGGACACCGATTTTTTTGCCTTCGTTTTGTTTTTTCAGTTTCTCTTTTTTTGGGTTTTTCTCTAGTTGTTATGGTTTTTCCCTCAAGTTTTCGTTTTCCGGTCGGGCTTTTGCTGTTTTTTTATTCTAAACTTTTGAAAATTGAACTTATTTTAGTTTTGAACTTTTCTCAGTTCTAaacttttttgaatttgaacatttttctgaATCTGGACATTGTTTGAATTTGTTTTTAATATTAACACTTTTCAAATTATTTTTTTAATCTTgcttttttaaaatttgaacttttccgtgtttaaactttttagatttgaacatttttcaaatttcaattttttttatcTGAATACTTTTTAGTCTAAACTTTTCTCAAGTTTGAAgtttttttagatttgaacaatttttaaatatAAACTTTAAAAAATATAAACGGAAAGAAATAGGAAAGAAAAAGAAACCGAACCTAACCTTTGAAACTATATGAACGTAAAACTCGTAGCGAACTTTGCAAAGACTAAAACTAAAGCTCGTGCGAACTTTGTAAATTCTTGCTTGGAGGAATATGTGGTACTTCGTCAGAACGCAACTCCGCTGACAAGTACTCTGTTGACAAGTAACCTACTGGAGACTAGGGTGTTAAGTGAGATCGCACCTAAATTACACTTGTAGTACATTTTGCTTTTTTTGGGGTGTAAATTTTAACACTAGAATTTGAACTAGGAAAAGTAAAATACACTATAAAAGAAATCGCACCGAGATCCCACCAAAACAGAGACCACCTCATAATGATATAGCAAAGATAACCGCTGATGCGGCTGTAGCAAGAACTGGCAGCATGGGAGTAGCTGCAGCAATCTGTCGTGACGGTAATGGCACCTATCTGGGAGCTTCTGCGGATCTCCTCCTATTTGGAATCTCTTCCTTGCAGGAAGCATTAGATCTAGCTGAAGATTTGGCTCTAACAAAAAATTTGGTTGCATCAGATCGCGAAACAGTGGTTACTGAAATCAAGGAGGGGAGCAAAGGAAGATATGGTGCTATCATTTTAGACACCAATGCTAGTTCTGAATATTTCCAAATGTAATATTCTTTTGTTCATGAGGGTAGAATTTCTAATTTCGAACCTCGCAACTTAGCTAAGTTCATGTTATCTGGTCTAGTTTGGCAACAAAGTATTTGTAAAACTGAAGTATTAGAAAACTAGAGTATTTTAGCGCCTGGGCACAAGATACTACAGTTTTGCCAAAGCTGAGTATTATGAGGTATCGCTAATACTGTGACCTGTTTGGCTAGTAGTTCATTGTAGTGTCTAGATCAGCTATCTATTAATGCCAGGTTCTTCCGTCAAGCTCGCCCGAGCTGGTGTGGCGAGGCAGTACCACAACGACGACAGTAAGGTGCGGATGGACTGGAACACGGGTGGCTACCACGAACGGTAACGGCGACGAGTTCAACGATTCCTCCACAACGCACAAGGGCAGACCACATTCGTGCAACAGGGACAAGGCGGATTTGAAGATCTCGGCCGCATGCCCATCAACATTGCCATCGCACCGTCTGCCTCACGCCACTGCAACTCATGCGTCTAGCCAGCTCTGGCACGCCACGATGGCCCTCAGGGCGTCCGCGAGCACAAGGAGCACAAGTCAAGGGTGGGTGACTGCTACCATATACCCATAGTAGTGACGGTGGTGTAGGATGGGTGGCTCTCCCTAGGGGAGCTGAAGTTTTCTCCGTGCGCCCTGCCAGGGCACCGATGGTCCAGACCTGCGACTCGGCCAATCCCGGTGACGTGCGCGACTTCCATGGTGAAAGAAAAGAAGTCACCAACTATGGCTGCTAGGGATGGTCGATGCTTTGCAGTGGTATGACCATGGCCCtggagatgatagggcggcggccGATTGGAATAGATCGATGCCCTCTTGTAGCTTTTCTTGCTTTCTCTGTTTTAGAAAAAAAAGGTCTGATGCTGCTTTTTAAAATACTTAAAAATACTACAGTTTGGGGAATTATGCAGATTCCAGTGTTTTCTATCATAGACAAACACGTCAAAGTATTGAAAGCTGTGGTGTTTTCGAATACTGTGGTATTCTTGaaaataattcaaaaaaaaactcagaGTAGGACCAGACATATTTGGCTCGGTCCGgggaggagggggggggggggggggggggcataataaataaataaaagcaCCACGCATATAACTCTGAAGTGCCAAGTTTCGGTGTTGGATATCAATCCAATTTTAGTGGATTATAGTGGTTGAAAAGGGCAGTGATCTGAATTATAGTGGCAACGTAAAAACAATCCTAAATAAAGAAATTCTTGTTCACCAAAAGGTAAGAGATCCAATGGATTTTTCTCTTCAGCAGCAAGGAAATTCTTGTTCACGAAACGCTGGAATCCAATGGATTTCTCATCGACAACAAATGGATTCCAATTTTCAATTGAAAAATCGGTACTCTACCACATGCATGCCAAATTAAGTGCAGAACTTGCAGACATCGTATGGGGTTACTGCCAGGTCAAACAATACAAAATTGAAAGGGAGGTCAAGCAGGTGAATTCAAAGACGAATCATACGCATATAGTAAAGAATAATAACCAATGAATGAATTATTGAAGAACATGGCTCTCTCTTTTACAGGCAAAAGAGAGATGAGCAGCACGCGACACACACCACGATAACTTCATACTAGATCGCCACTACCAGATAGTATAGCCTAACCAACCACTGAACCGAAGGAAAGAAACAGACGCAGCTCGCCGCAATCCAAATTGCGGGATCACATCTCTCGATCTAATTAAGCAGCAGCACCGGTCACGCCTCAGTGGGCGAGGAAGGCGAGGAGCGAGACGAGGGCGGCCACGGCCCACGCGCCGGGGGCGAGGGCGCCCGCTGCGCTGAGCATCGTCGGCGCCGGCGCCGGAGCGAGCGACGGCGCGAGGCTGCCCAGGGAAACCACCTCCTCCCGCTCCACGGTCCTTGCGGTCGCGACGGCCGACGCGACGAGCACGAGGAGCACGGCCGCGATGAGGGCAACGGACTTGGCGGAGACGGAGGCCATTGGGAGgatgaaggtggtggtggtggaggatctGGTTGGGTCGCAGAGAAAGAGAAGCGAGCAAGAAGCCGGAGATCGAGGCTGTGCGCGGCTGCTGCTTCTTGTTGGCTTCTCAAACTCTGCGCTGGGGAATGTGTGTTGTGTGATGGAATGGAACGGTGGTGCGGGTAGATTTATAGCGGGCGGCGATGGACGAGGGGAAATGTAGCCGTTGGGGGTCGCCGGAAACAGGGGAACGTTCGGATCCGGCTGGCGGGGGAGGTGCGGGCCCAGAGGACCGGTCACCAGCGGACTAGCCGTTAAAAGTTAAAGCTGGTCGTCGGGAGGTAGCCGTTGAGCTGCTGGAGCCGTCACGCGTGCCGGCGGAGGGAATCCGATGGACGACACACGGCGGCGTGCGGTTTTTGCTCGAGTGTGTTCATGCAGAGGTGTGGGACAGATTTTCAAACGCGGTTCCCTCCTTTTTGATCAGCTGCTGAGGTGCAGCCATGATGCAGCTCAGTGCGGGTTTcgttttcaaacgttgctgggcaGAGCCACAAATCTGACCCTTCCATCACTATTCGATCTCCTCATGCCTAAGCCTGATTAGCGTGCTGCCAGGGCTGTGTTTTGGATGCCACCGGAAACCAACCTGGGTCGACGAATCCGTAGGGTAGGGATTAACTAATTAATCAACAACTTCTTCCTTTGCTTGATCACCGGCCTCAACTAGACGAGCGATTCGTGGCTGTATATCGTAGATGCATGTGGAAATAATAAGCTTCCTGCAGTTGACTCGAAAACCCTCCTCACATGCTTAGATCTGTTCCACATGCATCTGCTTGCCTGGAAGGAATTCAGAAACGTAATACACATGCCGCCAGAGCTGTAACTGAAACAGCAAACAAAGGAAACAATTCGGCAACATTAGACCTTTTTAGCGAGGGCACGGGATTGAATTTGATGCAAACTTAACGCGAACTGCACGTCAAATAGGTCATAGAAATAATCCCTACGATTCTCAATTCTATAAACAAAACGAGATTCATAGGAAGGAAATATCTAACAGATAGAATTCCCCGAAATTTATGTGAAGTTTGAACTAAATAAAACCATACATTGATTGAGGGGCAAAGCGGGAATGGTTTGGTCTACTATAAATGTGAACATGGACACTCTACTTGTTTTCTGTTGATTGATTGTCTTCGATTCTAATTCTGCATTTCCACATAAGTCAAAAGTTTATATAGCCATATTGCATTTAAGTCTCTGCAACAATGCTACAATTGCCGACTTCTTATCCTTGAACAACTCCTCCGCCATCTCCACTTCTCCCTCCCATGACCGGCATCAAAGCACCAACACTCTCTCTAAGATGGCTATCTACTCGATCCAACACCACAAGTCATCTTATAACCTCTGAGCCTCGCAACCTTCCACAATTTCCCTGGTTAGGACCTCCCTCACGCACTCCTCGTCCGTTGTTCTCTGCAATCATATACCACCTTGCCGCAGTTTAGCAAATTATAATCACTGGCAAGTGATATGTCACATCAGATTCCATGTCAAACAAGCTGAAGAAGGAGATCTAGATCATTGTACCCCTTATCCCTAGTAGTTGTGGTTCTGTAAACAAATACTAAATATTCTTGTTTTCTAAAATCTATTTCTGCAAATTATATGAAATTGAAGTGAACCTAAAGTCTCCGAGGTATTATTATTTTCAATTAGAAGGACCAAATTTCCAATATTCATCGAGTAATGCAGGTAGGCAATGATCATGGTATCACGTGATTAAGATGTGGTAATCTAGCAAAAAAATTATCACAGAAATAATTTACGAGCTCTTTTTTCTATaaaaaaaccctaaaaccaaaaatcctaaaccctaaacctaaacaaccctaaaccctaactaaaTCCTAAACCATGAACCTAAACCTCTACACTGTAAACCCTAAATTcctaacctaaaccctaaccaTAAACAAATTAACAAACATATTTGTATAAACAAATTAACAAATTAACCCAAACCCTaaatcgggagggttctgaaggtcATGTTTTACAGAGAAGGTCTAGAGTGAAACCCGGATTAAGGTAATGAAGGTCGAGACTCCTGGTCCTCGTTTTGTCTTTATGGAGATCACATGCCAGCCTGGATTAAGAGGATCTGCACATCATAATCGATTGTTCGTCTTTAGGAGCCACATAATTTGCATTCTGAACACTTCTTCATTTCAAACTATCTTAAGGACGCTTAGTTTCAAGCCAAAACTAGTTGAACATCAACGCAAGATTCCTCAAACTTTGTCGCAACTCCAACATCCGAGTTTCAATTTAGGTCAGCTTCATGTCCATTTAGATCGTCTCAGAGAGGGATATCCAATGGTGAACTATAATCTTCAATTTAGCACCATTTGGCTTAAGCCATCATTTGTGTTTCTTACTATCTCGTTCCCGGATCACTTTTGAGTGTCGACACGTACATTATGTACATTTTCCAAATTCACACTATTGTGTTTCTATCTGTCTCCTAGGTATATGAATATTTTAAAAGTATGTAAAACTCGTAGGTATGATTTTTCCAGTAAGTCTCAAGTACCATGCTCATATGATACCAGATGATCAAATCATTATTTTtttaaacggaggcaaaagctttgtcttgatctattaattaagaagaaggttTTGACAAGATTGTCCGAACATAGAACAAGTTATTATAAAGAATTACTCTCACGGCATCAAATCACCCAAGCGCTTTGCGCCCACGATCACCCACAAGAAGGATTTTTCCTTCTTAATTTTTTCAAGAACAAGTACATGCGGGGCAAACTTATTACCGAAGAATACTCTTGCCTTGCGCTCACTCCATATTCCCATGACAAGCAAGGCGAGAGAGGCACTGGTTTTCCAGGAAGGGATGTCGCCGGAGGTCAAGGATTTCCACCAAAGCTCGGTAGACAATCCCGCCCAAAGAGAAGGTTGCAACTCTTCGATCCCAAGCCAATCTTTTAAACCTTGCTAAATTCGGATGGAGAAACGGCAATGGACGAAGAGATGACTAGCCGATTCCATGGTTTTCTTGCATAGGGGAGAAAGGCCATAGTTTGGCCATCCACGCTTTTGTCAGCGGTCCACTGTCCACACCCTATTTTGTAAGAAGAGCCAAGCAAAGAACTTCTCCTTAGGAGTTGCCCAAGCTTTCCACACCGTCTTGTATAAGATCGAGACCGTCGAACCAAGATATTGCACATCATAGGCCAACTTAGTCGAGTATTGCATATTCACGTAAGGTTCCAAGTTATATCGTCCTCCACATCCACGAGGAGGTGGACCTCTTGGAGGCAATCCCAAAGAAGAGCAAATTGCCTAAGGTGCTCCACAGTGAAGTTGGAAAGTTTTCCTGTTAGAGATGGCAAAAATGAGAAGAGCAATATCAATAGGTTTTCTCCCACCGAGCCAAGGGGCCTTCCAAAAAGGGGTCTTGCAACCATTACCGATGGTGATTGTGGTGACCGCATAGAAGATGTCCATATCCTCTTTGGTACAAGGATGACCCACCCGCCCAAACTTTTGAGTGGTCTTTACAACGGCGGGTCACACGGCTCTTGTCAAGTCGGTCATCACCTCCCAAGCAACCTACTACCTTACACCCCTTACGGTTCCACTGGGCACCATCGACTACATAAACAAAATCAAGCGGGCCTTCCTTTAGTCGGCCAAGGACACCACCACCGGAGCAAAGTGCAAAGTTAATTGGGCCACGGTTTACCAGCCAAAGAAGCTTGGAGTCCTTTGGGTAATGCAATTAAACAAGTTTGCCACAGCCATTCGGCTTCGTTTGCCTTGGTTTCAATGATCAAATCATTTTTTCTATATAAAGATCGTGTACTCTCAAGGTAATAGAAAACAACAATTACCAACGATTCCCAGCACGTGTAAATTTATTAAAGTGGGGCATGCCCTTTTGATCCGGGCTCATGTTGGGATAAACCGAATTGCATGGTGCTACACTCGATCAGATTAATTATGTGCTAATACAATCAATAATTACTGGGCGCGTTACACCCATTAAAGCACAACTACTAATTATGCATATGGAGGTTTACACTAACATTGAATAGCATGTTGCGTTCTTGGAGAAGTGAGATTGTCTCAAGGATTCGGCCTCTCCTCGGTAGGCAAGGGACCAGTCACAGTCTTGATGTATTTTCGAAGCACAAAGCCAGCACAGTCCCTGGCGTTTAGCTTAATAGCGTGGTCGCTACTTAAATACTATTTACTTGTTGAAGGTTGATTCTGATGATTTCGCCATCTTCTGCATTTTCTTGGATGATATCCATCAGCTTGGGCCTACTGATCCTTAGAACCTGAGATAGTTTCGTCGTCCGGAAAGTGAACGTCTGCGGCTTGTTGCACAGTACTCCGATCTCCCCGAGCAGTCCACCCTCAGTTGTTTTTCCACAGACCTGAAATGCGCACATTAGCAGTGGATATTTCAAGGACAAACTCTGCACTTTGCAGTGCATGTGTTGTTAGAAAATGAGAAAGTCAGGAATTCAGCAAATATTACCCGCTCTGTTCCATCGAGGAACGCCACAATATCCTGTAAATTAACGAAGATGCACGTTAATCAGTATACTCAAGTCGTACCAGGTTAGTGCATTGATCATAAACGGGGTAAATCATAGTAAGATTCCACACATACGACTTCTCCGGTGACAAGAAGGTGCAGGTCCGATGGGTACTCGTTCTGCAATATGATGTCCTCCTTTGGGGCAAAGTACTCGGCTACCATCTCAGTCACCTGCGTATATAGTTGAACCAAATTTCATCTGTGAGTAAGGGAGCGTAACTTAAGGATTTTACTAGTAGCTAGCTTCTCACCAGTTGCTGGATGAAACCTGAGGAGACTCCCTTGAACAGGTAAGCTCCATGAACCACCGGGTAGAAGAGACAGAGAGAAATGCTCGATCGCATCGCCCTGGGTAGTATGTCTAGCGTCTCCTGCTGCTTGAGCCCCTCTGCCTTGAACCTTAGGCATATGTGGTTGAGCATCTGGTCCTCTATCTGCCGCGGCAGCTGGTTCCTCGCCGAGAAGTCCGAAGCTGCCTGAATCATGTCCCTCTGCATTTCGTTTCAGGCCCAAGCCATGATCATAAGTATATAGCACAATCAATATGCATGCGGTGGGAGCAGCGTATACTCCAATGTCTGGTTGCAGATAAGGGAGGTGATCACACATACAAAGTCTCTGGTTCGGCCGGTGCTGTGGACGACGAGGTTGGTCATGTTGCCGATGAGGTAGGCGGTGAGCCAGAGGTTAAAGAGCATGTAGGAGATGCCGAAGAGCATCTCCCTGGCGTTCTGTGCGTGCAGGTCGCCGTAGCCGGTGGTGGTCATGGTGGTGATGGACCAGTAGAGGCAAGTGACGTAGCGATCCCACAGCCCGTCCTCCCTGAAGTCCGGCATGACGGCGCCGATCCAGGTCCTCGCCGGGTTCGGATACCTGTCGGCGATGAGGTAATTGATGCACCCGGCGCAGTGTACGGCGAACAGGGTGACCTGCATCCGTAATGCATCATCCATGAAGAATTTACTAGGTACAGGTTAGGAACGACAGAAAGTAAGACAGAATCTGGACGTACTGAGATGAGCTTGGTGCAGCGTATCACCGCGTAGTTGAAGCGGATGTCCTTTTCAAGCCTAGTAGGGAGTAAAGCACCATGTTAATTTTGTTGCACGTACGTCAGACACTCAGACCAGAGACCACTGTAGTGCACAGTGCTTAATCAGATACTCCTACGTCAGACAGACACCACTACAATGCTTaatcatatactccctccgttatgGATATACAAAttgtatctagatacatctacatcAGCGACAAGTAATATAGAGTACATACCTTGCAAACAGGGAACTGACTCTGCGCAACCGCCAAAGTCGaagaacattgaggaacctgaagCCGAGGCCGTGCTTGTTGAAAAGGTGGTTGATGGAGTGGAATGGAACAGTCGAACACACATCGAAGATGAACCAAGTCGACAGATACCTGCAAACCAAAGAAATGCAGGACTTACATACAGGTAAACACACTGCCTGAGAATTAACTGTACGAAGCCTGAAGGAGCAGAAGCAGCACGCACCTGATCGCGATTTTCTTCGGATCGTCGACGACAAGGTAAGACTTCTTGTCGACGAACGGCACGAAGAAAGTGAGGACGATGTCGACGGCGAAGAAGGCATTGACGACGTCGTCCACGACAAAAGGCGCCCGAGGAAGGTATCTCATGAAGGCGAACTCCAGCGGGCATATCCACGCCGAGTACACCACCAGAAGGATCAGGAACGTCTCCCATACCCTGCAAATAATCGAACAGTTCTCGATCATCATTGATGCCTATCTAACAGTGCTACCTTCCGAGCATGCGAGAAAATGAGAAAGGCTAGCGATCGAGCGTACTTGTATCGAGAATCGTAAGGCCAGACGAGGTACTTCCTGAGCCTGCTCGGGGTACTCTGGTGCTGGGCGGCGGTGGCGCCGAGCGACGGCAGGAGATCGTCGGGGACGTTGCAGCCATTGAACCAGGCGCCTCTTTCTCCATTGTAGCATGGGAAGCACCGTGTCCCCCATGACCCCTTGcgaggagaggaggaagaagaagagcgtgCCAtttcgctctctctctctctctctctctctctctcgct
Coding sequences within it:
- the LOC127343934 gene encoding uncharacterized protein; this encodes MASVSAKSVALIAAVLLVLVASAVATARTVEREEVVSLGSLAPSLAPAPAPTMLSAAGALAPGAWAVAALVSLLAFLAH
- the LOC127343933 gene encoding potassium channel KAT3; protein product: MARSSSSSSPRKGSWGTRCFPCYNGERGAWFNGCNVPDDLLPSLGATAAQHQSTPSRLRKYLVWPYDSRYKVWETFLILLVVYSAWICPLEFAFMRYLPRAPFVVDDVVNAFFAVDIVLTFFVPFVDKKSYLVVDDPKKIAIRYLSTWFIFDVCSTVPFHSINHLFNKHGLGFRFLNVLRLWRLRRVSSLFARLEKDIRFNYAVIRCTKLISVTLFAVHCAGCINYLIADRYPNPARTWIGAVMPDFREDGLWDRYVTCLYWSITTMTTTGYGDLHAQNAREMLFGISYMLFNLWLTAYLIGNMTNLVVHSTGRTRDFRDMIQAASDFSARNQLPRQIEDQMLNHICLRFKAEGLKQQETLDILPRAMRSSISLCLFYPVVHGAYLFKGVSSGFIQQLVTEMVAEYFAPKEDIILQNEYPSDLHLLVTGEVDIVAFLDGTERVCGKTTEGGLLGEIGVLCNKPQTFTFRTTKLSQVLRISRPKLMDIIQENAEDGEIIRINLQQVNSI